The genome window CCGGTTAAGGTGTTTTTACAGAAATAATCTTACAGGCAGGGAAGACTCCGGTTTTTGGGGGTCTTCTTTTCTTCGGCTTCAGTTTTCGTTAAGGGTCGTTTGCTTTTAAACCTGCCGTTCCGTTGTTATAATTTAAGGATGGGGAAAGCCTACACGGTTTGATTTGAAATGAGGGTTTATCATGAAACGATCCATTTACGGATTAACAAAAGACGAACTGACCTCTTGGCTTGTCGAACGCGGTGAGAAGAAATTTCGCGCGACGCAAGTATGGGAATGGCTTTATAAAAAAAGAGTGACCCGGTTTGCGGACATGAAGAACGTGAATGCGTCTTGCATCGAGCTGCTTGAGGAGCATTTCGAGATTGAGACGCTCACCGAAGAAGTGAAGCAGCAGTCGAAAGACGGAACGATCAAGTTCTTGTTCAAGCTTGCGGACGGCAACGTGATTGAAACGGTACTGATGCGTTTCAATTACGGATTGTCGGTCTGTGTGACGACGCAAGTCGGCTGCAACATTGGCTGCAGCTTTTGCGCGAGCGGGATTTTGGCGAAAAATCGCGATCTCGACGCAGGTGAGATCGTTGAGCAAATCATGAAGGTGCAGCACCATCTCGATGCCGCAGGCAAAGACGAGCGTGTGAGTCACATCGTTGTGATGGGCATCGGCGAGCCTTTTGACAACTATGCCAACACGATGAACTTTTTGCGAGTCGTCAATGACCAGAAAGGTTTGTCGATCGGTGCGCGTCATATCACGGTATCGACGAGCGGGCTCGCGCCGAAGATTTACGATTTTGCGGATGAGGATATGCAAGTGAATTTGGCGGTGTCACTGCATGCGCCGAACAATGAGCTGCGGACGCGTATCATGAAGATCAACCGCGCTTATCCGATTGAGAAAGTGATGGCTGCGGTCGATTATTATTTGAAAAAGACGAATCGCCGGATCACGTTTGAATACATTTTGTTGAAAGACGTGAACGATCATAAAAAAGAAGCGCGGCAACTCGCACAGCTGCTGAAAGACAAACGAAAGCTGTCCTACGTGAACTTGATTCCGTATAATCCGGTCGGCGACCATCCGTATGATCGGAGCGAGAAGGACGCGATTCTCGGCTTCTATGAAACGCTGCTTAAAGAAGGGGTGAACTGCGGCGTCCGAACGGAACACGGGACGGACATCGATGCCGCATGCGGGCAGCTGCGAAGCAAACAAATTGCAAAAGAAAAAGCGCGAAAGAAAACCGCGCCTGCGTGATCCGAGTCAGGATCACGCCGTTTTTTTTTAGAAAAGCAGTTGTACTTCGGCATTGAATTGGGCGATGACAAGGTCGGCAAGGTCGTCGGGCGGGAGATTTTTGCCGTTTCGAATCCATTCCGTCAAGATGTTTATGGCGATCCCTTTGCGTATGGCGAGGAAGTAGTCGAAATGCCGGCTGATGATTTTCGCATTTTCGGTTTCTGGAAGCAACGGCGGATAGTGATTCGCCAAATCAACGAAGGCTTCTCCGAAAACATGAAGCAGATTCGCTTGCATTAACTGTTCGATGATCGTTGAATGTATGTACCAAAATCGCAAATACGGTTTTAAAAAAGGAAAATAGCCGGTTTCCTCGGTTGGTGCGGTCTCTCGACAAAACGATAAGAGATAGTCGTACAACTGTGCAAACGTTTCATCGCATTTCATTCTCAGCACATCCTCAATGCCGTCGAAGTATCTGTAAAAGGTGGCTCTTCCGACACCGGCATGAGCAGTGAGTTTTTGAACGGTAATTTCTTGAAACTCCGTCGTTCGCATAAGGTCGGTCAAGGCTTCGTAAATTAACCGGCACGATTGCACAGAACGTTTGTCTTCCTTGATGCGATACATACCATCCTCTCCTGTTTCACATGTTTGATTTCGGTTGACATCGTGTTCAACCTTATATACAGTTTTATATGAGTCAATTGTATCATATTTTTAGATTTCACAACTTTCTGTTTCATATTTTCATAGCATCCAGGTGATTCCTCCATGAAAATGTTGTTGAAAGCGAAAGGCTTCGTATTGCTTGCGTGGGTCGTCGCCTTGACGATTCTTCTTATAACGGCTCCGAATCTGTCCGATCTCGTCCGCGAAAATGGACAGCCGGAAGTCCCCGACGGTTATCCGTCCTCAACGGCTTCTTCGCTTTTGGATCACGTTCACCGTGAAAAGCATCGGGAAGGTTCTTCCTTGACGCCGATCGTTTTTCACGACAAAAACGGTCTATCGCAGCAGGACCTCAACGAAGTGGAACATGCTGTCGCCTTGTTAAAGCGCAAGAAGTCGTCGCTTGGGATTACGTCAATCCAGGACCCGATCAATCAGTCCGGTCTGCGTGACAAACTGGTTTCCGAGGACGAAACGACTCTCATTGCGATGGTTCGCGTTCAGTTCGAAGGCCGCTCGATGCAACAAGAAAAGCAGCTGCTGTATGATGCGCTCAAGGGTGTCACCGTGGATCATTATGTTACCGGCAATTGGGTGATTCAAGATGACTACATGGAAAGCACCCAGGAAGGGCTGCACCGTACGGAATGGCTGACATTGATTTTCATCTTGCTCGTTTTGCTGCTCGTGTTCCGATCCTTGATCGCGCCGCTGCTTCCGCTTGTCACGGTAGGCATCACTTTCCTCGCGACGCAGGCGATCGTTGCTTTTCTCGTCGAAGCGGTCCAGTTTCCGGTGTCCAATTTCACGCAAATTTTTCTCGTTGCTGTATTGTTCGGCATCGGCACGGATTATTGCATCTTGCTGTTGAATCGCTTTAAGGAAGAATTGCCCGCACACGATTCCGTTGCCGACGCGATTGTCCATACGTATAAAAATGCGGGACGAACGATGTTTTTCAGCGGCGTTGCTGTATTGATCGGCTTTTCAACGATCGGCTTGTCGACCTTCAGCCTGTATCGCTCAGCAGCAGGAGTGGCGATCGGCGTTGCTGTCTTAATGATTGCTTTGACGACGCTGCTTCCGATTTTCATGCTTTGGCTCGGACCGAAATTGTTTTGGCCGTCCGGGCATGCGCTTGGTCATCACGAAAGCCGGTTTTGGGGCGGCATGGGTCGATTCGCGCTGGCGCGTCCGCTGCTCTCACTGCTGCTTGTCGCCTGTGCCACCGTCCCTTTCATGCTGACTTACGACGATTTGAAAAGCTACAATTTTATCGAAGAAATCGGTGACGACTATAAGTCTGTTAAAGGATTCGAGTACATTTCGAAAGTCTTCGGACCCGGGGCTTTAATGCCGACGACAATCGTGATCGAAAACGATGAAAAAATGGACGAACGCTCGGATTTGCAAACGATTGAAGCGATTTCGCGCGAGGTGCAAAAAGTTGACCATGTGCAAACGGTTCGAAGCGTGACGCGTCCGGAAGGAGAGCCGATCGAAAATTTTCTCGTTCCGAAGCAGGCGAAGTCGCTGCAAGGCGGCCTTTCCGATGCTCGTGACGGCATCGGAAAAATTCGCGGCGGTTTGGCACAAGCGCGCGGCGAGCTTGCCGCGTCGCTGCCGGATTTGGAAACGGCGGTTAACAGCTTTGAACCTCTCATCTCGGGTACCGCGAATTTGAAGGAAGGGGTTCAAGATCTTAAGAACGGCCTTCAGCGAATCGAGGCAGGTTTGCAGCGCGGAGCCGAGGGGAGTACACAGCTTCAGAACGGTTTAGCCGAGGCTGAAAAGGGAGCTGAAAGGCTCGCGGATGAAAGCAGAAAGCTGTTGAACGGGTACGAGCAAATGCAGCAAGGGCTTCATCAATTGGCGAACCATTACGGTGAGCTGCAAGCGGGTGTACAACAAATTCACGACCAGCTGGGAACAATCGATGAAAAACTAAAACAGCTCGGCCAAGATCACCCAGAGATTACAAGTGATCCGAACTACCAGTATGCGGTTCAGGCAACTGAGCTGCTCATTGACAGCTCGAAGGACCTGAATGAAAAGTTTGCGTCGGTCAATGGCCAGTTGAACACGTTAATCGCGAACATGAGCGATGCGAATCAAGCGTTCGATCAGCTGACGGCCGGACAGCGGCAATTGGCGGAGAACTTGCAAAAGGCGGTAGCCGGCGTCGCCCAGTTGCGAAACGGATTGAAGAAGCTTGACGAAGGTCAACAGGCGGCGATTAACGAAATGCCGAAGTTGTCGAACGGTTTGGAAAGTGAAAAGAACGGGCAGATCAAATTGCAGAAAGGATTTGATCAGCTTGTCGATAAGCTGTCGGGACTGACGGAAGGTCTAGGGGGCAGCGTCAAAGGGTTGAAGCGTGTCTCGGAAGGGTTGGCAGAAGCGCAAAGCTTTCTGAAACAATTGGCGAAATCGAACAGTGCGCTCGCCGGCTTCTACATTCCGGATCAAGTGTTGAAGAGCAAGGAATTCCAGCGGGCGATCGATCATTACATGTCGCCTGACCGAAAACTGACGTCGATTAACGTTACTTTCGATGTGAATCCGTATTCGACGACGGCAATTGAGCAAATTGATCATATTCGAGCGGCCGTTGATCGGGCAACAGAGGGTACCTCTTTAGAAAATGCAAAGGTCGGTATTGGCGGGGTTACGAGCGTGTATAATGATTTGGGAGAAATCTCGAATGCCGATTATACGCGGACGGCGATTTTAATGCTGATTGGCATTGGTCTGATTCTCATTGCCTTGTTAAGGTCGTTCATCATGCCGCTTTACATTTTGTTATCGCTTGTTGCGGCTTATTATACGGCGATGGGAATCAGCGAGCTCATTTTCGTTAACTTCCTTGGATATTCGGGGATCAGTTGGGCGGTGCCTTTCTTTGGATTCGTCATGCTGATTACGCTCGGTGTCGATTACAGTATATTCTTGATGGATCGATTCAACGAGAATCGGGATTTGCGCGTTACCGATGCGATTTTGACAGCTATGAAAAACATGGGAACGGTCATCTTGTCTGCTGCCATTATTCTAGGCGGAACTTTTGCAGCGATGATGCCATCCGGCGTTGTTTCCTTGATGGAAATTGCGACGATCATTATTTCCGGTTTGGTGATTTATAACTTGTTCGTGCTGCCGCTGTTTATCCCAGTGATGGTAAAAACATTCGGGAAAGCGAACTGGTGGCCGTTCCGCCGGACGGAAGATTAAAAGCAGGATTCGTGTAGAGAAACGAAAGGTTTCTCCACACGCTTTTTTCGATTGGCCGTTTGAGTGCGAGGGACCTAAGTTGCATTAGCCGTCTGTATTCCGGAATCGCTCATGAGAAACGTTATTTTAGAAAAAAAGGCAGGATTTGAAAAGAATCGCTCATTGAGCACGCTATTTTCCGGAAAAGGGGGAAATCGCGAATGAAATCCCCGGAATTTCGGAAAATAGCGCTCCTCATGAGCGATTTCATCTAAAAACGGGATTTTAAAGGGAATTAAGCACTCTGGTGAGCGATTTGAAACCACACCACGATCTTTCTGTTCAAAAGAAGGGTCGTGGTTGTGTTTACATCCTAAGATGAGAATTTTCGGCCGCGGGCCGAAAAATTTCCGATTTCGAATTTCTTGCGGACATGGAGTGAAATGTCGAGAAAACCGTGATGTGATTCATGGAATTCTAGGGAATCACGCGGTTCCGCTTTCGACAAAAAGCATCATTTCCCGGGAAATTTTTTATTACCTGGGTCGAACGCCGTTCAGTAAATCCCAAGTGTTCAAGCGGAACGTGTTCTGGAAATGCGGGAAATCTTTAATGCTTCGGAACGTTCCGCCCCATTCGAGTCCCGCCTGTTGTCCGAGCCGACCCATCCGTCGGTAAAGGTTAAGGTCGTTTGATACACGGCCGTTCACAATCGGGTACGCATCGAACGCGAGCCCCCAATTATGAAACGAGTCGCCGCCCATGGCGTTCGTCACGATTCTTCCCGGCTCGGTGCGCCCGCGTGCATACAAGCGGTCTTGTTCGTTCCAACTTCGAAATGCATTTGCAATACGAACATTCAGACCGTTCTCACGCGTCAGACGCAAGAACCTTCTTGCTTGGGCAGCTACGGTCGGGTGAAGCGAGGCAATGTCCGAAGAACTCGGCCGCCGTTCATAATGGCCCGTTTCCCTCGGATTAAACAGCCGTTGTCGCGTCCGGGGATCGACGATCCCGGTTTGCCGAAGTCCGTTGGCGGCTTGAAATCGAAGCACGGCAGACCGCGTCATCGGTCCGTACCAGCCGTCTACGGGACCGGGAGAAAACCCGCGCGACCGCAAAAGCGACTGAACCGCACGCACATTGTCGAGAAGCACGCGCCACGTGATCGGACCCACGATGCCGTCTGGTGCTAGACGAAAACGATCTTGAAAGTTTCGCACCGCATCTCTCGTTCTGCCGTCAAAGCGGCGGTCGACGACAAAACCGTTGTAATTCAAGGCAAGTCCGTTCAAATTTCTTTCCAAGCGCGTCACATATCGTCCTGTAGATC of Bacillales bacterium contains these proteins:
- the rlmN gene encoding 23S rRNA (adenine(2503)-C(2))-methyltransferase RlmN, producing the protein MKRSIYGLTKDELTSWLVERGEKKFRATQVWEWLYKKRVTRFADMKNVNASCIELLEEHFEIETLTEEVKQQSKDGTIKFLFKLADGNVIETVLMRFNYGLSVCVTTQVGCNIGCSFCASGILAKNRDLDAGEIVEQIMKVQHHLDAAGKDERVSHIVVMGIGEPFDNYANTMNFLRVVNDQKGLSIGARHITVSTSGLAPKIYDFADEDMQVNLAVSLHAPNNELRTRIMKINRAYPIEKVMAAVDYYLKKTNRRITFEYILLKDVNDHKKEARQLAQLLKDKRKLSYVNLIPYNPVGDHPYDRSEKDAILGFYETLLKEGVNCGVRTEHGTDIDAACGQLRSKQIAKEKARKKTAPA
- a CDS encoding TetR/AcrR family transcriptional regulator, encoding MYRIKEDKRSVQSCRLIYEALTDLMRTTEFQEITVQKLTAHAGVGRATFYRYFDGIEDVLRMKCDETFAQLYDYLLSFCRETAPTEETGYFPFLKPYLRFWYIHSTIIEQLMQANLLHVFGEAFVDLANHYPPLLPETENAKIISRHFDYFLAIRKGIAINILTEWIRNGKNLPPDDLADLVIAQFNAEVQLLF
- a CDS encoding MMPL family transporter, translating into MKMLLKAKGFVLLAWVVALTILLITAPNLSDLVRENGQPEVPDGYPSSTASSLLDHVHREKHREGSSLTPIVFHDKNGLSQQDLNEVEHAVALLKRKKSSLGITSIQDPINQSGLRDKLVSEDETTLIAMVRVQFEGRSMQQEKQLLYDALKGVTVDHYVTGNWVIQDDYMESTQEGLHRTEWLTLIFILLVLLLVFRSLIAPLLPLVTVGITFLATQAIVAFLVEAVQFPVSNFTQIFLVAVLFGIGTDYCILLLNRFKEELPAHDSVADAIVHTYKNAGRTMFFSGVAVLIGFSTIGLSTFSLYRSAAGVAIGVAVLMIALTTLLPIFMLWLGPKLFWPSGHALGHHESRFWGGMGRFALARPLLSLLLVACATVPFMLTYDDLKSYNFIEEIGDDYKSVKGFEYISKVFGPGALMPTTIVIENDEKMDERSDLQTIEAISREVQKVDHVQTVRSVTRPEGEPIENFLVPKQAKSLQGGLSDARDGIGKIRGGLAQARGELAASLPDLETAVNSFEPLISGTANLKEGVQDLKNGLQRIEAGLQRGAEGSTQLQNGLAEAEKGAERLADESRKLLNGYEQMQQGLHQLANHYGELQAGVQQIHDQLGTIDEKLKQLGQDHPEITSDPNYQYAVQATELLIDSSKDLNEKFASVNGQLNTLIANMSDANQAFDQLTAGQRQLAENLQKAVAGVAQLRNGLKKLDEGQQAAINEMPKLSNGLESEKNGQIKLQKGFDQLVDKLSGLTEGLGGSVKGLKRVSEGLAEAQSFLKQLAKSNSALAGFYIPDQVLKSKEFQRAIDHYMSPDRKLTSINVTFDVNPYSTTAIEQIDHIRAAVDRATEGTSLENAKVGIGGVTSVYNDLGEISNADYTRTAILMLIGIGLILIALLRSFIMPLYILLSLVAAYYTAMGISELIFVNFLGYSGISWAVPFFGFVMLITLGVDYSIFLMDRFNENRDLRVTDAILTAMKNMGTVILSAAIILGGTFAAMMPSGVVSLMEIATIIISGLVIYNLFVLPLFIPVMVKTFGKANWWPFRRTED
- a CDS encoding peptidoglycan-binding protein, with amino-acid sequence MPLPILRNGSTGRYVTRLERNLNGLALNYNGFVVDRRFDGRTRDAVRNFQDRFRLAPDGIVGPITWRVLLDNVRAVQSLLRSRGFSPGPVDGWYGPMTRSAVLRFQAANGLRQTGIVDPRTRQRLFNPRETGHYERRPSSSDIASLHPTVAAQARRFLRLTRENGLNVRIANAFRSWNEQDRLYARGRTEPGRIVTNAMGGDSFHNWGLAFDAYPIVNGRVSNDLNLYRRMGRLGQQAGLEWGGTFRSIKDFPHFQNTFRLNTWDLLNGVRPR